A portion of the Burkholderia pseudomultivorans genome contains these proteins:
- a CDS encoding LLM class flavin-dependent oxidoreductase, translated as MTTASRLMHLGAFLMETGHHAAAWRHPDVQAGGGTDFRTYAALASTAERACFDAIFIADSVAANVGDGAARSARSDRLDPLTLLPALAAVTERIGLIATATTTYNEPYHIARKFASLDHISGGRAGWNLVTSDNAAEARNFGRAEHVGHDERYARAREFHRVVTGLWDSWADDSFVRDKASGVYYDASTLRVLDHRGPHFAVAGPLNVPRPVQGWPVVVQAGSSEAGRDLAAQTADVVFTAHARLDAAQAFYRDMKARAVAAGRAPGDVKIMPGLSVVVARTDDEARDRIDALQALVDPVAGVAMLARMLGNFDLSGYPLDGPLPDLPLTDSGQRSRQALLSALAGDERLTIRELVLRIAAGRGHVTVVGSATTVADLMQTWFERDAADGFNVMPAELPGGLDAFCSLVVPELQRRGLFRTAYTGSTLREHLGLPRPVRA; from the coding sequence ATGACGACAGCTTCCCGCCTCATGCACCTTGGGGCCTTTCTGATGGAAACCGGACACCATGCAGCCGCGTGGCGGCATCCGGACGTGCAGGCCGGTGGCGGCACGGATTTTCGTACGTATGCGGCGCTGGCGAGCACGGCGGAACGCGCGTGCTTCGACGCGATTTTCATCGCGGACAGTGTGGCCGCGAACGTGGGTGACGGCGCCGCGCGATCGGCCCGTTCCGACCGGCTCGATCCGCTGACGCTACTGCCTGCGCTCGCGGCGGTCACGGAGCGCATCGGCCTGATCGCCACGGCGACGACGACCTACAACGAGCCGTATCACATCGCGCGCAAGTTTGCGTCGCTCGACCACATCAGCGGCGGGCGGGCCGGCTGGAATCTCGTGACGTCCGACAACGCGGCGGAGGCGCGCAACTTCGGCCGCGCCGAACACGTCGGTCACGACGAGCGCTATGCGCGCGCCCGGGAATTCCATCGCGTCGTGACGGGCCTGTGGGACAGCTGGGCCGACGACAGCTTCGTGCGCGACAAGGCGAGCGGCGTGTACTACGACGCGTCCACGCTGCGCGTGCTCGATCATCGCGGCCCGCATTTCGCCGTGGCGGGCCCGCTCAACGTGCCGCGCCCGGTGCAGGGATGGCCCGTCGTCGTGCAGGCGGGCTCGTCGGAGGCGGGGCGCGACCTCGCCGCGCAGACGGCCGACGTCGTGTTCACCGCGCACGCACGGCTGGATGCCGCGCAGGCGTTCTACCGCGACATGAAGGCGCGCGCGGTTGCGGCGGGCCGCGCGCCGGGCGACGTGAAGATCATGCCGGGCCTGTCGGTCGTCGTCGCGCGTACCGACGACGAGGCGCGCGACCGGATCGACGCGCTGCAGGCGCTCGTCGATCCGGTCGCGGGCGTCGCGATGCTGGCGCGGATGCTCGGCAACTTCGACCTGTCCGGCTATCCGCTCGACGGTCCGTTGCCCGACTTGCCGCTCACGGACAGCGGCCAGCGCAGCCGCCAGGCGCTCCTGAGCGCGCTGGCCGGCGACGAGCGCCTGACGATCCGCGAACTGGTGCTGCGCATCGCGGCCGGACGCGGGCACGTGACGGTGGTCGGCAGTGCGACAACCGTGGCCGACCTGATGCAGACGTGGTTCGAGCGCGACGCGGCCGACGGCTTCAACGTGATGCCGGCCGAACTGCCGGGCGGCCTCGATGCGTTCTGTTCGCTCGTCGTGCCCGAGTTGCAGCGGCGCGGGCTGTTCCGCACGGCCTACACCGGCTCCACGTTGCGCGAGCATCTTGGGCTGCCGCGACCGGTGCGGGCGTAG
- a CDS encoding sulfonate ABC transporter substrate-binding protein, translated as MKFSRRSFLRTAQAAAVAAFAAPFAGGAQADTGRTLRIGYQKGTPLTLLKAQRSLDKPLAARGFDIAWTEFPAGPPLLEAMNAGSIDLGYTGSPPPIFAQAAGSRIVYLAAEPAGPHNEAIIVLDGSPLKSVADLKGRTVAFARGSSSNYLIVAALEKAGLSYADIKPAFLSPADARAAFEGGKVDAWVIWDPYLAVVQQTLGVRTIADYASGIVQPYSFFLGAPDFAKAHPEVLSDVLSAVARGDAWTAAHRSDAAQLIAREIGVPQPVVERYLARSAFGLLPVNSTVLGAQQRVADTFRRANIIPRAIQVADIAHTVSFTR; from the coding sequence ATGAAGTTTTCCCGACGTTCGTTTCTCCGCACCGCACAGGCCGCAGCCGTGGCCGCGTTCGCTGCGCCATTCGCCGGCGGCGCGCAGGCCGACACCGGCCGCACGTTGCGCATCGGCTACCAGAAGGGCACGCCGCTCACGCTGCTGAAGGCGCAGCGCTCGCTCGACAAGCCGCTCGCCGCGCGCGGCTTCGACATCGCATGGACCGAATTCCCGGCCGGGCCGCCGCTGCTCGAGGCGATGAATGCCGGCTCGATCGACCTCGGCTATACGGGCTCGCCGCCGCCGATCTTCGCGCAGGCGGCGGGCAGCCGGATCGTCTACCTGGCGGCCGAACCCGCCGGCCCGCACAACGAGGCCATCATCGTGCTCGACGGCTCGCCGCTCAAATCGGTCGCCGACCTGAAAGGGCGGACGGTGGCATTCGCCCGCGGGTCGAGTTCGAACTACCTGATCGTCGCCGCGCTCGAAAAAGCCGGCCTGAGCTATGCGGACATCAAGCCCGCCTTCTTGTCGCCCGCCGACGCACGCGCGGCCTTCGAAGGCGGCAAGGTCGACGCATGGGTCATCTGGGATCCGTATCTCGCGGTCGTCCAGCAGACGCTCGGCGTGCGCACGATCGCCGACTATGCGTCGGGCATCGTGCAGCCGTACAGCTTCTTTCTCGGTGCGCCGGATTTCGCGAAGGCCCACCCCGAGGTGTTGTCGGATGTGCTGTCGGCGGTCGCGCGCGGCGACGCGTGGACGGCCGCTCATCGCAGCGACGCCGCGCAGTTGATTGCTCGCGAGATCGGCGTGCCGCAGCCTGTCGTCGAGCGCTATCTCGCACGATCCGCATTCGGGCTGCTGCCCGTCAATTCGACCGTGCTCGGCGCGCAGCAACGCGTTGCGGATACCTTCCGTCGAGCGAACATCATTCCGCGTGCGATCCAGGTCGCCGACATTGCACACACGGTTTCCTTCACCCGCTGA
- a CDS encoding Mu transposase C-terminal domain-containing protein, whose translation MTVSEEAVSRAEKVADVLRPLGRGPLSKKRAVLAANLLGVHWTTVYRLRRKFLANPVASAVIPKRRGPSESSHRLGGAVDAVIDEVVHVWLPTQRHLAHPATDLVLEVRRRCQLAGLQPPGRTTIGRRWAQHREADALQRAALPSALAAPGSLVAKYPLEIVQVDHTQADVVLVSEHDRQVIGRPWLTIALDVATRCVLSFYVGMERPGAATVGLLLTRAALPKGPWLAKIEADAEWPMRGIPSVLHLDNAAEFKSRALRSGCREYGIHLMYRPVGRPHFGGHIERLNRTLMERVRGLPGATGSSPKGRKARESEKTASLTLREFEQWLAIEIARRYHHVPHRGLLGATPADTWRMLALSLDSRQLPASSDAELRFLIRFLPVVQRKIQADGLTLFHVRYWHPIFVAWRQTRRAVTVRYHPEDLSRVFVTAGSGNYLEVRYADMRRPAISLFEHRAALHSIRLEGQQTVSESLIFRTIEEQRHVISRAKQTTARARRRSRKKIVPLEELRDRIVPYRHDLKEQEAEAVDYATPVQAFDVEQW comes from the coding sequence ATGACGGTTTCCGAGGAAGCAGTTAGCAGAGCGGAAAAAGTAGCAGATGTCCTCCGGCCATTGGGGCGAGGACCGCTTTCGAAGAAGCGCGCGGTTTTGGCTGCCAATCTGCTCGGCGTCCACTGGACTACTGTTTATCGTCTGCGGCGGAAATTTCTGGCAAACCCGGTAGCGAGCGCGGTCATCCCGAAACGACGAGGCCCATCTGAGAGCAGCCATCGATTGGGAGGGGCCGTTGATGCAGTGATTGACGAAGTAGTGCACGTCTGGCTGCCCACTCAACGACATTTGGCGCATCCTGCAACCGATCTCGTGCTGGAGGTTCGACGCAGATGTCAGCTTGCCGGACTGCAACCACCAGGCCGAACCACCATAGGCCGGCGGTGGGCTCAGCATCGCGAGGCAGACGCCCTGCAGCGCGCGGCCCTTCCCAGCGCGCTGGCAGCGCCAGGTTCACTTGTCGCAAAGTATCCTCTGGAAATCGTTCAGGTCGACCATACCCAGGCGGACGTCGTTTTGGTTAGCGAACACGACAGACAGGTGATTGGCCGCCCGTGGCTGACTATCGCTCTGGACGTTGCAACCAGGTGCGTGTTGAGTTTTTACGTTGGCATGGAGCGTCCGGGAGCGGCTACCGTTGGTTTGCTGCTGACCAGGGCGGCACTGCCCAAAGGCCCCTGGCTCGCGAAGATCGAGGCGGACGCAGAGTGGCCAATGCGTGGGATTCCGAGCGTTCTACATCTGGACAACGCTGCCGAGTTCAAGAGCAGGGCGCTTCGCAGTGGATGTCGGGAATACGGTATCCACCTGATGTATCGTCCAGTCGGGCGGCCTCATTTTGGCGGCCATATTGAGCGCCTGAACCGCACCCTGATGGAGCGTGTCCGGGGCTTACCGGGGGCGACTGGATCGTCTCCCAAAGGACGGAAGGCGCGAGAGTCTGAAAAGACGGCCTCGTTGACGCTTCGAGAATTCGAGCAATGGCTCGCGATCGAGATCGCCAGACGCTACCACCACGTTCCGCATCGCGGGCTGCTTGGAGCGACGCCAGCTGACACGTGGCGGATGCTTGCCCTTAGCCTTGATTCGCGGCAGCTTCCCGCTTCCAGCGACGCTGAGCTCAGGTTCCTGATTCGGTTTTTGCCTGTAGTGCAGAGGAAAATCCAGGCTGACGGACTGACGCTCTTCCATGTTCGTTATTGGCATCCGATTTTCGTCGCCTGGCGCCAGACGCGGCGGGCGGTCACCGTTCGGTATCATCCGGAGGACCTCTCGCGGGTTTTTGTGACAGCAGGGAGCGGCAACTACCTCGAAGTCCGTTACGCAGACATGCGGCGGCCGGCAATTTCTCTTTTTGAACACCGGGCAGCGTTGCATTCCATTAGGTTGGAAGGACAACAAACTGTTTCTGAGTCGCTGATCTTCAGGACAATAGAAGAGCAACGGCATGTAATTTCCAGAGCCAAACAGACAACGGCCCGTGCACGTCGACGGTCACGCAAAAAGATCGTCCCATTGGAAGAGTTGCGCGACAGGATTGTCCCGTACAGGCATGACTTGAAGGAGCAGGAGGCTGAGGCGGTCGACTACGCGACGCCAGTTCAGGCCTTCGATGTGGAGCAATGGTGA
- a CDS encoding TniB family NTP-binding protein, giving the protein MKGGALAHLLPAARQQAELGNDERILGLLRDRWIDYPRATQALQQLERLFETPRRERMPCLLLHGDSNIGKTKITAKFRRAHPSEFDEKSGVERCPVVAMQMPPTPDQHRFYSGLLVELGAPHNAASGLAALERLAREILRRMSPRMLVVDEVHHLLAGSYREQRASLNLLKFLANDLQISMVLVGTRDAVLALQTDTQMISRYVPFEIPRWRESDGLRRLLAAFERVLPLRKPSDLARREIVQFVLSASGGLTGEISTLLNNAAELSIRNGDEFIDITHLEHVCRVEQ; this is encoded by the coding sequence ATGAAGGGTGGGGCACTTGCGCATCTGCTACCGGCCGCCAGACAGCAAGCCGAGTTAGGGAACGACGAACGAATCCTTGGACTTCTTCGAGACCGCTGGATCGACTATCCCCGCGCGACGCAAGCCCTGCAGCAACTTGAGCGCCTCTTTGAGACGCCCCGCCGAGAGCGTATGCCGTGCCTGCTGTTGCACGGTGATTCAAATATTGGCAAGACGAAAATTACGGCCAAATTTCGCCGCGCACATCCAAGCGAGTTTGACGAGAAAAGCGGGGTCGAACGTTGTCCGGTCGTCGCGATGCAGATGCCACCGACCCCTGATCAGCATCGATTCTATTCAGGCTTACTGGTCGAGCTAGGTGCTCCGCACAATGCCGCTTCCGGCTTGGCGGCCCTTGAACGTTTAGCTCGCGAGATTCTCAGGCGGATGTCACCGCGCATGCTGGTCGTGGATGAGGTGCATCACCTACTTGCGGGCTCTTATCGCGAGCAGCGCGCGTCGCTGAACCTGCTGAAATTTCTGGCTAACGACCTTCAGATCAGCATGGTTCTGGTCGGCACCCGCGACGCGGTGCTGGCGCTTCAAACCGATACCCAGATGATTAGTCGGTATGTGCCGTTCGAAATACCACGGTGGCGGGAGAGCGATGGTCTACGGCGGCTTCTCGCGGCCTTCGAACGCGTGCTGCCACTGCGCAAGCCATCGGATCTCGCACGACGCGAGATCGTTCAGTTTGTTCTGAGCGCGAGCGGCGGACTTACCGGTGAGATATCCACGTTGCTGAACAATGCCGCCGAGCTATCAATTCGCAACGGCGACGAATTTATCGACATTACGCATCTCGAGCATGTCTGCCGAGTCGAGCAGTAA
- a CDS encoding TniQ family protein → MSAESSSNIVPWPIAPRPFYEEAFGGWLGRVATRYQVSVAMLWQMSSSEALPSLGTAGWILFPPISQPALQRFSTLARLDEDRLRHIQTPSAWLFNWSCVPYCFRCLVLNDADVSVPRWKREWLDPTAEFCSVHHTVLETVPASVFRLSGHFAAALRAISRYREKRAFKDRRWLR, encoded by the coding sequence ATGTCTGCCGAGTCGAGCAGTAACATCGTTCCATGGCCGATTGCCCCCAGGCCCTTCTACGAGGAGGCCTTTGGTGGCTGGTTAGGCCGTGTCGCGACGCGATATCAGGTGAGCGTTGCGATGCTGTGGCAGATGAGCTCGAGCGAGGCGCTGCCCTCGCTTGGGACTGCTGGATGGATTCTTTTTCCTCCGATTTCTCAGCCAGCGCTTCAACGATTCTCAACGCTCGCACGCCTTGATGAAGACAGATTGAGGCACATCCAGACGCCATCGGCCTGGCTCTTCAACTGGAGCTGCGTGCCGTACTGCTTCAGATGCCTCGTGCTGAACGACGCGGACGTTTCAGTGCCTCGCTGGAAACGTGAGTGGCTCGATCCGACAGCCGAATTCTGTAGCGTGCATCACACGGTTTTGGAAACAGTCCCCGCCTCTGTATTTCGGCTGTCGGGTCACTTTGCTGCCGCGCTGCGCGCGATTAGCCGTTATCGCGAGAAACGAGCGTTCAAGGACCGCAGATGGCTGCGGTAG
- a CDS encoding MFS transporter, whose product MSTLAAPPQTTRRNIWSAVGSMAMCAAMLIASEFMPVSLLTPIASDLHATVGMAGQAISISGLFAVVTSLLIPSVTGRFDRRHVLTALAALMLVSLVLIAEARDFTMLMIARALLGVVIGGFWSLATATIMRLVPEQAIPKALGVLFTGNAVATAFAAPIGSYVGGMIGWRGVFWALAPIVIVNMIWLWSSIPSMPAQGSHPVGKVIGLLKRPNVAFGMLAVMLTFGGAFAIFTYLRPFLESYTHVDVPQLSMLLLGLGLAGFVGTYGASALIAKRLYFLLMILPLALGAVTVGMLSVGHLLWAVALAMIAWGTVNSAIPVAWSTWLTQGVKDEPESGGGLMVAAIQLSIMVGAEFGGILLDHVSIAATLVGGTTLLVLSAVIVGNGTRLQPRK is encoded by the coding sequence ATGTCGACATTGGCAGCACCGCCGCAAACTACGCGGCGAAACATATGGAGCGCGGTCGGCTCGATGGCGATGTGCGCCGCGATGCTGATCGCCTCCGAATTCATGCCCGTGAGTTTGCTCACGCCGATCGCAAGCGACCTTCATGCAACGGTCGGCATGGCAGGACAGGCGATCTCGATCTCGGGGCTGTTTGCCGTGGTGACCAGCCTGCTGATTCCATCGGTCACCGGCCGCTTCGACAGGCGGCACGTGCTGACCGCACTGGCAGCACTAATGCTGGTCTCGCTGGTACTGATCGCCGAAGCGCGGGATTTCACCATGCTGATGATCGCACGCGCGTTGCTCGGCGTCGTGATCGGCGGCTTCTGGTCGCTCGCAACAGCGACCATCATGCGCCTCGTCCCGGAACAAGCCATCCCGAAGGCGCTTGGCGTACTGTTCACGGGTAATGCCGTAGCTACGGCCTTTGCCGCTCCCATCGGCAGCTACGTCGGCGGGATGATCGGCTGGCGCGGCGTGTTCTGGGCGCTCGCACCCATCGTTATCGTCAACATGATCTGGCTATGGTCGAGCATCCCCTCGATGCCGGCCCAAGGCAGTCATCCCGTCGGCAAGGTCATCGGCCTGCTCAAGCGACCCAACGTGGCATTCGGGATGCTAGCGGTCATGTTGACCTTCGGCGGCGCATTCGCGATTTTCACGTACCTTCGCCCCTTTCTCGAGTCGTACACGCACGTTGACGTACCCCAACTGTCGATGCTGTTGCTGGGCCTCGGGCTTGCGGGCTTTGTGGGAACATACGGTGCGAGCGCATTGATTGCCAAACGCCTGTATTTCCTGCTCATGATCCTGCCGCTCGCACTGGGTGCCGTGACAGTCGGCATGCTGTCGGTCGGCCACCTGCTGTGGGCGGTCGCCCTCGCGATGATCGCGTGGGGCACAGTGAACTCAGCCATTCCGGTTGCATGGTCGACGTGGCTGACGCAAGGCGTCAAGGACGAACCCGAAAGCGGCGGCGGCCTGATGGTAGCGGCAATCCAACTGTCGATCATGGTCGGCGCGGAATTCGGCGGGATCCTGCTCGATCATGTATCGATCGCGGCGACGCTCGTCGGGGGGACCACACTGCTCGTGCTTTCCGCGGTGATCGTCGGTAACGGTACACGACTGCAGCCGAGGAAATAG
- a CDS encoding alpha/beta hydrolase, giving the protein MRKILILFGFLITSFSATAADMSAGADNFYHSDRVIAQKVKFSNQYRMNVVGNLFVPKNLDRNQKHPAIIVGHPMGAVKEQSANLYAQKLAEQGFVTLSLDLSFWGESDGQPRNAVSPDIYAEDFSAAVDFLGTRPFVDRSRIGVLGICGSGSFVISAAKIDPRMKAIATVSMYDMGAANRNGLRHGQTLEQRKQIIAAAAEQRDVEFSGGQIQYTSGTVHQLKDDTPAIQREFFDFYRTPRGEYTPKRSSPEHTTHPTLTSNVKFMNFYPFNDIETISPRPMLFITGENAHSREFSEEAYRLAGQPKELVVVPGAGHVDLYDRVNLIPFDKLTAFFRGNL; this is encoded by the coding sequence ATGAGAAAGATCCTCATATTATTCGGATTTCTTATCACCTCATTTTCCGCGACGGCTGCCGACATGTCCGCCGGCGCCGACAACTTTTATCATAGCGATCGCGTGATTGCCCAGAAGGTCAAATTCTCCAACCAGTACAGGATGAACGTCGTCGGCAATCTCTTCGTCCCCAAGAACCTGGACCGAAATCAGAAGCATCCGGCAATCATCGTCGGTCATCCAATGGGTGCCGTGAAGGAGCAAAGTGCGAATCTGTATGCACAAAAGCTAGCCGAGCAAGGCTTCGTCACGTTGTCGCTGGACCTATCGTTCTGGGGTGAAAGCGACGGACAACCTCGCAATGCCGTCTCGCCCGACATCTATGCGGAAGACTTCAGCGCAGCGGTGGATTTTCTGGGCACCCGACCATTCGTCGACAGAAGCCGGATCGGCGTGCTCGGCATCTGCGGCAGTGGAAGTTTCGTCATCAGCGCAGCCAAGATCGATCCGCGCATGAAGGCGATCGCGACGGTCAGCATGTACGACATGGGCGCCGCGAACCGCAACGGGCTGCGGCACGGGCAAACGCTCGAACAACGTAAGCAGATCATTGCCGCGGCGGCCGAGCAGCGCGATGTCGAGTTTTCGGGCGGTCAAATCCAGTACACGAGCGGAACCGTGCATCAACTGAAGGACGACACGCCTGCAATTCAGCGGGAATTCTTCGACTTCTATCGCACACCGCGCGGCGAGTACACGCCGAAGCGGTCGTCACCGGAACACACGACACACCCGACGCTGACCAGCAATGTCAAGTTCATGAACTTCTACCCGTTCAACGACATCGAGACGATCTCACCTCGCCCGATGCTCTTCATCACCGGCGAAAACGCTCACTCGCGGGAATTCAGCGAGGAGGCCTATCGTCTTGCCGGCCAGCCGAAGGAATTGGTTGTCGTGCCGGGCGCGGGGCACGTGGATCTTTACGATCGCGTCAACCTGATCCCGTTCGACAAGCTGACTGCATTCTTCCGCGGTAATCTGTAA
- a CDS encoding LysR family transcriptional regulator: protein MARENFNDLLVFLAVARERSFTRAAAKLGVSQSALSHTIRDLEARLGVRLLTRTTRSVSTTDAGEELLNTAAPRIEEIEAKLASLSDFRDKPAGVVRITATDHAIDSIVWPKLTNVLREYPDIRLELTVDYGLANIVEDRYDIGIRFGDQVAKDMIAVRISPDIPMAVVGAPSYLEGKSLPKSPEDLLNHDCVTLRLTTTKGVYAWELKKGKREIQARVNGQLTFNTQQQMLQAAVDGFGLAFLPEDAVRPYLDRGELQSVLKDWCPAFPGYHAYYPSRRQASRAFSVVIDALKYRH from the coding sequence ATGGCTCGAGAGAACTTCAATGACCTTCTCGTGTTTCTCGCCGTGGCGCGAGAACGAAGCTTCACGCGCGCGGCAGCGAAACTCGGCGTGTCCCAGTCCGCGCTCAGTCACACGATTCGGGACCTCGAGGCCCGCCTGGGTGTTCGTCTACTTACGCGCACGACGCGGAGCGTGTCGACAACCGACGCGGGAGAGGAACTCCTGAACACCGCCGCGCCTCGTATCGAGGAAATCGAGGCAAAACTGGCTTCCCTGTCCGATTTCCGCGACAAGCCCGCCGGCGTGGTCAGGATTACGGCCACAGATCATGCAATCGATTCCATCGTCTGGCCCAAACTGACGAACGTCCTGCGCGAGTATCCGGATATTCGACTGGAACTGACGGTCGACTACGGGCTCGCGAACATTGTCGAAGACCGCTACGACATCGGAATCCGGTTCGGAGATCAGGTTGCAAAAGACATGATCGCGGTACGCATCAGCCCTGATATCCCTATGGCCGTCGTCGGCGCGCCCTCGTATCTCGAGGGCAAGTCACTGCCCAAGTCACCCGAAGACCTGCTCAACCACGACTGCGTGACATTGCGACTCACGACCACGAAAGGTGTATACGCGTGGGAACTGAAGAAGGGGAAGCGGGAGATCCAGGCGCGCGTGAACGGTCAATTGACGTTCAACACTCAGCAGCAGATGCTGCAAGCCGCGGTGGACGGCTTCGGTCTCGCCTTTCTGCCCGAAGACGCCGTGCGCCCCTATCTCGATCGCGGTGAGTTGCAAAGCGTCCTCAAGGACTGGTGTCCGGCGTTTCCCGGCTATCACGCGTACTACCCAAGCCGCCGGCAAGCATCCCGGGCGTTCTCGGTCGTAATCGATGCATTGAAATATCGGCACTAA
- a CDS encoding DUF4148 domain-containing protein, producing MKFSHRLLIATLAISSPLLASAQSATPGLTREQVRNEMIQYKAAGFNPARANPGTWVNDAQAASAKVASARNSANPQLAENGSSSQCN from the coding sequence ATGAAATTCAGCCATCGTCTTCTCATTGCCACCCTTGCCATTTCCAGCCCGTTGCTGGCATCTGCGCAATCCGCCACCCCGGGCCTTACGCGCGAGCAGGTTCGCAACGAAATGATCCAGTACAAGGCGGCTGGCTTCAACCCTGCGCGCGCCAACCCCGGCACGTGGGTCAACGATGCGCAGGCCGCGTCGGCCAAGGTTGCGAGCGCACGCAATTCGGCGAACCCGCAACTCGCGGAGAACGGTTCGTCGTCGCAGTGCAATTGA
- a CDS encoding LysR substrate-binding domain-containing protein, with protein sequence MELRQLRYFVRVVECGSMGRAALELDVVTSTLSQQISRLESELSVRLLKRTKTGIQPTNAGLAFWHQAQLVLRHADDAASAAKTGRLAGQVTVGLAPSTSGVVALPFIRAMRARYPDINLRVVENLSGNLESMLIARQIDLAILFGSSAGQRFSAVPLLDERLFAISSTTQTLPSDIKGLSVRELAAYPLVLPSDSHGLRMLVNAAFTKANRQMNVVAEIDGLATLMEAVGAGLGVTIQPGAALARCDATTFSVVPIQSAHLTRLNQLASLCDDELSPPGLAARVVLLDVARELVMSGKWTGATLVDPEAGGLQFS encoded by the coding sequence TTGGAACTTCGGCAGCTTCGCTATTTCGTCCGTGTTGTCGAATGCGGCAGCATGGGCCGTGCTGCGTTGGAGTTGGACGTGGTGACGTCCACGCTGAGCCAGCAGATCAGTCGGCTGGAAAGCGAACTGTCGGTCCGTCTTCTGAAGCGGACGAAAACCGGAATTCAGCCCACTAATGCCGGCCTTGCGTTCTGGCATCAGGCGCAACTGGTGCTGCGCCACGCAGATGATGCGGCCAGTGCGGCGAAGACGGGGCGGCTTGCTGGCCAGGTCACCGTCGGGCTCGCGCCGAGCACGTCGGGGGTTGTCGCGCTACCGTTCATTCGTGCAATGCGCGCACGGTATCCGGACATCAACTTGCGGGTCGTCGAGAATCTGTCCGGAAACCTCGAGTCGATGCTCATCGCCCGGCAGATCGACCTCGCAATCCTGTTCGGCAGTTCTGCCGGCCAGCGATTCAGTGCCGTGCCGCTTCTGGACGAGCGGCTATTTGCGATATCGTCCACCACGCAGACGTTGCCGTCCGACATCAAGGGCCTATCCGTTCGCGAACTCGCCGCCTATCCGCTCGTGCTCCCAAGCGACAGTCACGGCCTGCGCATGCTCGTCAACGCGGCCTTCACCAAAGCGAATCGCCAGATGAACGTCGTCGCCGAGATCGATGGTCTGGCAACGCTGATGGAGGCCGTGGGCGCCGGTCTCGGCGTGACGATTCAGCCCGGCGCTGCATTGGCTCGATGTGACGCTACGACTTTCAGCGTCGTGCCGATTCAGAGTGCCCACCTGACTCGGCTCAACCAGCTTGCGAGTCTGTGTGACGATGAACTGTCCCCACCTGGGCTCGCCGCGCGCGTGGTTCTCCTCGATGTCGCACGTGAGCTCGTGATGAGCGGAAAATGGACGGGCGCAACGCTCGTCGATCCGGAAGCCGGCGGTCTTCAATTTTCGTGA